The following nucleotide sequence is from Paenibacillus odorifer.
TGTGCCATTCCCCATTCACAGACAAAGGAATAAACGCAGTTGGGAACAAGTAAAGGAATACCCCTGTGAAATATAACCCTGCGAGTATGCTGCAGACTTTGTTGAAGGATCGTAGTGGGCCTTTTAGGTTCTTGGTGAATAAAATAATAAACTCTGTAATGGTAATCGTCTCAGCAAAAATCACGGGGATTGCCATGAATATAATCAAGTTCCAAGGCTGGTTGTCCGCTAGCAAAGACATGTAATGCGTCATGTTCATAAGATACTCCTCCGATAATATGTAATAGCTTCGGTTACTTATCGTATTCGAGAAGTATGTGGAAAGTATGTGGAAACGAAGGTATGATAAATATATGCAATAATAACAGTCGAGGGGAGCAAGACAACCGTGGGAAGAGGATTACAAAACATTTTATTTGATTTAGATGGTACTTTAACAGACCCCAAAGAAGGCATTACCAAAAGCGTAGAATACGCTTTGAACAAATTTGATATACAGATCGAACATTTGGATGAGCTTCTTCCTTACATAGGTCCTCCGTTATATGATTCATTTATCGAGCTGCACCATTTCACTGAGGAACAAGCGCTTCAAGCGGTTGCTTTTTACCGGGAGCGTTACAGTGCCACGGGATTATTTGAGAATATGGTGATTGAAGGTATACCCCAATTGCTGGAGGGACTTAAGACGAATGGATACTCATTGTATGTAGCAACCTCCAAACCGACTGTTTTTGCAGCACAGATTCTTGAGCATTATAAGCTCGATCATTATTTCAAACATATCGGAGGAAGTAATCTGGACGGTACCCGTTCTAAGAAGCAAGAGGTTATTCAGTACGTGCTTGATGAGAATGACATACATCCAGAGGAAGCGGTAATGATAGGAGATCGTAAGCATGATATGATCGGTGCTATTGGCTGTGGTGTCGAATCTATTGGAGTGACTTTTGGTTATGGTCCCAAGGAAGAGCTTGAACAAGCCGGAGCAGACCATATCGCCTTTCGTGTGGAAGAAATTGCAGATATCATTCAGCATATTTCATTGAGAGAACGGTGCACCAAATGAGTGTTATGAATACTGAACTACTTGACGGGAAAACAATTAAGCTGGTTCCAATAGATGAAAGTCATGCAGAAGGATTGGCGAGAGTGTTAAGAAATCCAGACATCTGGGAATTTACCTGGCGAAAAATAACGTCGGACGAGCAGGTGCAAGGATTAATCTCAACAGCTTTAGCAAATCAAAAAAACGGTTCACAAATTACCTTTACTATCATTGATAAAGCAACGGAGCGAATTATCGGAACCACAAGGATTATGCATCCGGATTTGGTTCATCGCAATGCGGAAATCGGATGTACCTGGATCTCGCCTGATTATTGGAGGACTAGTGTGAACACAGAGGGCAAGTCGCTGCTGCTACACTATTGTTTTGAAGAACTTAAGCTGATCCGTGTAGAATTTACAGTGGTCGCGAACAACTTGAGGTCACAAAGAGCAGTAGAACGAATTGGGGCGGTTAAAGAAGGAGTTCTGCGCAAACATAGAATCAAGTCTGACGGATCGATTCATGATAATGTGGTCTTTAGCATATTGGATACCGAATGGCCTGCTGTAAAAGAGAATCTGCATTATTTGATAAATGATAAATACGCATAAGTATAGATAGTAGCAAACAAACGGGCTAGGGGCTGTTCCATAGGGAGCTACACTTCATCTAGAATAGATGAATCAGAGTGGCGATGGAAGCAATTAGTTGAAGCAGAGCGTTTAATTGTATTTTGTACAACTATAATTCCTTAATTGGTTGGGTCATAGATATAACTGTATTTAGTACATCTATTTTCCTCATTTACTTCCGTATAGGTAGATTTTTAGGTTTTTAATTGTACAGAATACAATTAAAACAAGTATAGTTGCTTTTTCATCCGGAATAAGTGCACAGAATGCAGTTATTTCACATTTACCCTATATCACTCTCCATTATTC
It contains:
- a CDS encoding GNAT family N-acetyltransferase, with protein sequence MNTELLDGKTIKLVPIDESHAEGLARVLRNPDIWEFTWRKITSDEQVQGLISTALANQKNGSQITFTIIDKATERIIGTTRIMHPDLVHRNAEIGCTWISPDYWRTSVNTEGKSLLLHYCFEELKLIRVEFTVVANNLRSQRAVERIGAVKEGVLRKHRIKSDGSIHDNVVFSILDTEWPAVKENLHYLINDKYA
- a CDS encoding DUF6803 family protein; this encodes MNMTHYMSLLADNQPWNLIIFMAIPVIFAETITITEFIILFTKNLKGPLRSFNKVCSILAGLYFTGVFLYLFPTAFIPLSVNGEWHTWVDIVAVGFYLSGVLFLLPLALLDLDLIARKRSEEHKMKLHFLLISGFLVVAHIAMIFGMINPEIVGSMGGMGDMMH
- a CDS encoding HAD family hydrolase, whose protein sequence is MGRGLQNILFDLDGTLTDPKEGITKSVEYALNKFDIQIEHLDELLPYIGPPLYDSFIELHHFTEEQALQAVAFYRERYSATGLFENMVIEGIPQLLEGLKTNGYSLYVATSKPTVFAAQILEHYKLDHYFKHIGGSNLDGTRSKKQEVIQYVLDENDIHPEEAVMIGDRKHDMIGAIGCGVESIGVTFGYGPKEELEQAGADHIAFRVEEIADIIQHISLRERCTK